A single Sporosarcina sp. FSL W8-0480 DNA region contains:
- a CDS encoding PstS family phosphate ABC transporter substrate-binding protein — protein sequence MKFNKFLLFMIIAAFAVVLAACGEDDDSAKSEKNNASAKSASLEGSVAIDGSGTVYPLMARLAEEYMINEQENVSVEVSRAGTSAGFKKFLVENGTDFNDASRNIKDEEAAEAEKLGIEVKELKVALDGLTFVINKDNDWATEMTPEELISIFLADSTVEKWSDINPDWPNEKIKAMGPNENHGTYEFFYEKILDKQDMDSSVNLQQEYSTLVNLVSEDKNGIAFFGFGYYVNNQDKLNAVSVDFGNGPVEPALDTIAEDGDYADFTRPVFTYLNVNHAKEKPQVKDFAIYVMNNINKFAGETGFAPIPETEVKENISFLEGLK from the coding sequence ATGAAGTTCAACAAGTTTCTTTTATTCATGATCATCGCTGCTTTTGCGGTAGTTCTTGCGGCATGTGGTGAAGATGACGATTCCGCCAAATCGGAAAAGAATAATGCGTCCGCGAAAAGCGCAAGTCTGGAAGGCAGCGTCGCCATCGACGGTTCCGGAACTGTGTACCCGCTTATGGCTCGTCTTGCTGAAGAATACATGATTAACGAACAAGAGAACGTATCCGTAGAAGTGAGCCGTGCTGGAACAAGCGCAGGTTTCAAGAAATTCCTTGTTGAAAACGGAACGGACTTTAACGATGCATCCCGTAACATTAAAGATGAAGAAGCTGCTGAAGCAGAAAAGCTTGGTATTGAAGTGAAAGAATTGAAAGTTGCTTTAGATGGTCTTACATTCGTTATCAATAAAGACAACGATTGGGCAACTGAAATGACACCTGAAGAATTGATCAGCATTTTCCTTGCAGATAGCACAGTCGAAAAATGGTCAGACATCAATCCTGATTGGCCAAACGAAAAAATCAAAGCTATGGGACCGAATGAAAACCACGGAACATATGAATTCTTCTATGAAAAAATTCTCGATAAGCAAGATATGGATAGCTCTGTCAACTTGCAACAAGAGTATTCAACTCTTGTAAACCTTGTTTCTGAAGACAAGAACGGTATCGCATTCTTTGGATTCGGTTACTACGTTAACAACCAAGATAAGTTGAATGCTGTTTCAGTAGACTTCGGTAACGGTCCTGTCGAGCCAGCACTTGATACAATTGCTGAAGATGGTGACTACGCTGACTTCACTCGCCCGGTCTTCACTTATTTGAATGTGAACCATGCAAAAGAAAAACCACAAGTTAAAGACTTTGCAATTTACGTCATGAACAATATTAATAAATTTGCAGGCGAAACGGGCTTTGCTCCAATTCCTGAAACTGAAGTTAAAGAAAACATCAGCTTCTTAGAAGGCCTAAAATAA
- the cdaA gene encoding diadenylate cyclase CdaA → MPGWDIITNMSPIEILKNIVDVLLVWFVFYKLITIIKGTKAVQLLKGIFVIVFARILTEYLGLNTLGWMIDQVLMFGFLAIIIIFQPEVRRALEQLGRGRLFARSAMQEEEERDRLIEAFSKSVSYMAKRRIGALISIERETGLSEYIETGIQMNSNVSSELLINIFIPNTPLHDGAVILQKNRIAAAGCYLPLSENPFISKELGTRHRAALGISEVTDAITIVVSEETGGVSLTANGDINRNLSMDEFEKQLRQVWFGVETETSQTSFWKWGKRKNG, encoded by the coding sequence ATGCCTGGTTGGGATATTATAACTAATATGAGTCCGATTGAAATACTTAAAAATATAGTGGATGTGCTTCTCGTTTGGTTCGTTTTCTATAAACTGATCACAATCATAAAAGGGACGAAGGCAGTTCAGCTGTTAAAAGGAATTTTTGTCATTGTGTTCGCGCGCATTCTGACGGAATATCTTGGTCTAAACACATTGGGATGGATGATAGACCAAGTGCTGATGTTCGGTTTCCTTGCGATTATAATCATTTTCCAACCAGAGGTACGAAGAGCACTGGAGCAATTAGGCCGTGGTCGCCTCTTCGCACGATCCGCGATGCAGGAGGAAGAGGAACGAGATCGGCTTATCGAGGCATTTAGCAAATCGGTAAGTTACATGGCGAAGCGAAGGATTGGGGCACTTATCTCAATTGAACGGGAAACAGGGTTGAGCGAGTATATTGAAACTGGAATCCAGATGAATTCAAATGTCAGCTCAGAATTGTTGATCAATATCTTTATCCCGAATACACCATTGCATGATGGGGCTGTCATCTTGCAGAAAAATCGGATTGCCGCAGCCGGTTGTTATTTACCACTTTCCGAAAACCCTTTTATCTCAAAAGAATTAGGGACTCGTCATAGGGCGGCTCTTGGGATTAGTGAAGTGACCGATGCGATCACGATTGTCGTTTCGGAGGAAACGGGTGGTGTCAGCTTGACTGCAAATGGTGATATTAACCGCAATCTCTCGATGGATGAATTCGAAAAGCAGTTGCGACAAGTTTGGTTTGGAGTAGAGACTGAAACATCGCAAACTTCATTCTGGAAATGGGGGAAACGGAAAAATGGATAA
- the pstC gene encoding phosphate ABC transporter permease subunit PstC: MINQGMTKKDKVNIREMIDQNQRGNSIKRKVEKAIPIFLSLIASISVLTTIGIIWTLLSETVEFFKRVPFLDFFTGTVLKPLSQNPEFGVLPLLMGTVTSSLIALLVAAPIGLMAAIYLSEYASPKVRKVVKPILELLAGVPTIVYGFFAFTFVTPLLREFIPSLQATNILSPGLVMGVMIIPMIASLSEDAMSSVPTAMRDGAAGLGATKLEVTRKVVIPAALSGIIASFVLGISRAIGETMIVTIASGSTKNFTFDITQSMQTMTAYIVEVTGGDAATGTTVYYSLYAVAMTLFVFTLIMNLLARAVSKKFREEY; this comes from the coding sequence ATGATAAACCAAGGAATGACTAAGAAGGATAAAGTGAATATCCGTGAAATGATCGACCAAAACCAACGCGGGAATTCAATCAAAAGGAAAGTTGAAAAAGCAATTCCTATTTTTCTCTCACTTATCGCCTCAATTTCTGTCCTAACGACTATTGGCATCATATGGACGTTGTTATCCGAAACGGTGGAGTTTTTCAAACGGGTGCCATTCCTCGACTTCTTTACGGGAACCGTATTGAAGCCACTTAGCCAGAACCCTGAATTCGGAGTGCTTCCTCTATTGATGGGAACTGTCACTTCTTCTTTAATCGCACTTTTGGTTGCTGCACCAATCGGCTTGATGGCGGCTATTTACTTAAGCGAATATGCATCTCCTAAAGTACGTAAAGTGGTTAAGCCGATTCTTGAGCTACTTGCCGGCGTCCCAACAATTGTCTACGGTTTCTTCGCTTTTACATTTGTGACGCCTTTATTACGCGAGTTCATCCCAAGTCTACAAGCGACGAATATCCTTAGCCCAGGCTTAGTCATGGGTGTCATGATCATTCCGATGATTGCCTCATTATCTGAAGACGCAATGAGCTCAGTACCAACTGCAATGCGTGATGGGGCGGCTGGATTAGGAGCGACTAAGCTTGAAGTGACACGGAAAGTTGTCATACCAGCAGCTTTATCCGGCATTATCGCTTCTTTCGTACTTGGCATTTCACGTGCCATCGGGGAAACGATGATTGTGACAATCGCAAGCGGTAGTACGAAAAACTTTACGTTCGACATTACACAATCGATGCAGACGATGACTGCTTATATCGTTGAAGTAACTGGCGGAGATGCCGCTACAGGAACGACGGTCTATTACAGTCTATATGCAGTAGCTATGACCCTATTCGTTTTCACACTCATTATGAATCTTCTTGCAAGAGCCGTTTCCAAGAAATTCAGGGAGGAATACTAA
- a CDS encoding CdaR family protein, with the protein MDKFMDRPWFLRFTALALAIILFFSVKSENEKTNGASIGDAVDIIKGIPLEVYYDKDNYVVTGAPETVDVTISGPSSLVQSAKLLRDFTLKVDLRTEPLGRHTLEIKTENLSDKLDVKLEPKTIEVLYEEKITQTFRVDPELNERLLAEDFNVVKMEVEPARIEVTGAKSVIEAISFVKVSVTGDNGINKSFNQKARVRVLDRDLNKLNVKINPEEVTVIVEVEEYNTEVPIVLRQRGVSGENVTIDSISSDSKTVKLHGPKKVLDTIKEIVVDVDISNVKETESVELNIPKPKGVSQISLDKVKVNISATVKSIEDPPDVSMDTADVENVTKEFKDIPVDVKGLDERFTSVFRKPADGKVDLTITAKPEVINALSIADFKVSVDASKADSEGEYIYPLSVEGPDNIAWKLSEEEVTMEVKLA; encoded by the coding sequence ATGGATAAGTTTATGGATCGCCCATGGTTTCTCCGGTTCACTGCATTGGCCCTTGCCATTATCTTGTTCTTTTCCGTCAAATCGGAAAACGAAAAAACGAATGGGGCAAGTATAGGCGACGCCGTTGATATCATCAAAGGCATTCCCCTTGAGGTGTACTATGATAAGGATAATTATGTCGTAACGGGAGCACCTGAAACAGTGGATGTTACAATTTCAGGTCCCTCAAGCCTTGTCCAGTCGGCAAAGTTGCTGAGAGATTTTACATTGAAAGTCGATTTAAGAACGGAACCATTGGGCCGCCACACATTGGAAATTAAAACAGAGAACCTTTCCGATAAGTTAGATGTAAAATTGGAACCTAAAACAATAGAGGTACTTTACGAAGAAAAAATCACTCAAACCTTCAGAGTGGATCCAGAATTGAATGAGCGACTGTTGGCGGAAGACTTTAATGTCGTCAAAATGGAAGTCGAGCCGGCAAGAATTGAAGTTACAGGTGCGAAAAGCGTAATTGAGGCAATTAGTTTCGTTAAAGTTTCAGTCACCGGTGATAACGGCATTAACAAATCCTTTAATCAAAAAGCTCGAGTTCGAGTTCTTGACCGGGATCTTAATAAACTAAATGTCAAAATCAATCCTGAAGAAGTAACGGTGATAGTGGAAGTCGAAGAGTATAATACCGAGGTCCCGATTGTTTTGAGGCAAAGAGGAGTCTCAGGTGAAAATGTCACAATAGATTCCATTTCCTCCGATTCGAAAACAGTAAAGCTTCATGGCCCGAAAAAGGTATTGGATACCATTAAGGAAATTGTGGTGGACGTGGATATCTCCAATGTGAAAGAAACCGAATCGGTTGAATTGAACATTCCTAAACCAAAAGGCGTCTCTCAAATTTCGTTAGATAAAGTTAAAGTGAACATTTCCGCTACTGTAAAAAGCATTGAGGATCCACCCGACGTTTCGATGGACACTGCTGATGTTGAAAATGTAACAAAGGAATTTAAAGACATTCCAGTTGATGTGAAAGGGCTGGATGAACGATTCACAAGTGTTTTTCGAAAACCGGCAGATGGGAAAGTAGACTTAACCATCACAGCAAAACCGGAAGTGATTAACGCTCTAAGTATCGCGGATTTCAAAGTGAGTGTCGATGCTTCTAAAGCGGATAGTGAGGGTGAGTATATCTATCCGTTGTCTGTGGAAGGCCCGGATAATATTGCCTGGAAGCTTTCAGAAGAAGAAGTAACGATGGAAGTAAAGCTTGCTTGA
- the pstA gene encoding phosphate ABC transporter permease PstA has protein sequence MNQLSEKQHIRRTKFRLLLNKFSKTIFMLAAFFGLFFLVVLLSKVIADGIGFINFDFLTNKLSTQPERAGIMGAILGTFWLMLVVAPVTMFIGVGTAIYLEMYAKKGRVLDFIQTNISNLAGVPSIVYGILGMTVFVRAMNLGNVVLAGGLAMSLLILPIVIVASQEAIRSIPFFLSEAAYGLGATKWQTIQRVILPAALPGILTGAILALSRAIGETAPLVVIGIPALLIPFPGGILDRFTVLPVQIYYWTLDASLVAEYANLAAATIIVLLVALFILNSTAIIIRNKFQRVF, from the coding sequence ATGAATCAACTGAGCGAAAAACAACATATCCGTCGTACCAAGTTCCGCTTGCTTTTGAATAAATTCTCGAAGACAATTTTCATGTTAGCCGCCTTCTTCGGACTGTTCTTTTTAGTCGTTTTACTGTCCAAAGTCATAGCTGATGGCATTGGTTTCATTAATTTTGATTTCCTAACTAATAAATTATCGACTCAACCGGAACGTGCAGGCATTATGGGAGCAATATTAGGCACATTTTGGCTCATGCTTGTTGTTGCTCCAGTTACGATGTTTATAGGCGTTGGCACCGCCATATATTTGGAGATGTATGCAAAGAAAGGTCGCGTACTTGACTTCATTCAAACGAACATCTCCAATTTAGCTGGCGTTCCCTCGATTGTTTATGGAATCCTTGGAATGACGGTTTTTGTCCGGGCCATGAACCTTGGAAACGTTGTCCTTGCCGGTGGTTTGGCGATGTCTTTATTGATATTGCCGATTGTAATTGTTGCGAGCCAAGAAGCAATCCGTTCCATTCCTTTCTTTTTAAGTGAAGCAGCTTACGGACTTGGTGCAACGAAATGGCAGACAATACAGCGGGTCATCTTACCGGCAGCACTTCCAGGAATTTTGACTGGTGCGATTCTTGCTCTCTCGCGTGCAATCGGTGAAACGGCTCCTCTTGTGGTCATAGGCATACCTGCTTTACTTATCCCGTTCCCGGGTGGAATTTTGGATCGCTTTACTGTGTTACCGGTTCAAATCTATTACTGGACGTTAGACGCTTCATTAGTTGCGGAGTACGCCAATTTGGCAGCTGCTACAATTATCGTTCTGCTTGTGGCACTCTTCATCTTGAATTCAACAGCGATCATCATCCGAAACAAATTCCAGCGGGTATTTTAA
- the glmM gene encoding phosphoglucosamine mutase has protein sequence MTKYFGTDGVRGIANKELTPELAFKLGRIGGYVLTKDAQEPSQVLVGRDTRISGHMLENALIAGLLSVGIEVMRLGVISTPGVAYLTRAMNAEAGVMISASHNPVEDNGIKFFGADGFKLTDEQEDEIEILLNSDSDHLPRPIGGEVGTVTDYFEGGHKYIQYLKQTVDEEFTDLHIALDCAHGATSSLATHVFADLDADLTTMGASPNGLNINDGVGSTHPEVLSKLVVEKGADIGLAFDGDGDRLIAVDELGRIVDGDQIMFIIGSHLHSKGRLKSDTIVSTIMSNLGFYKALDQNGMMSVKAAVGDRYVVEEMKKGGYNLGGEQSGHIILLDYNTTGDGLLTALQLVNIMKRTGKKLSELASGMTIYPQELVNVRVTDKNKVTENDRVAAIIKQVEEEMAGNGRVLVRPSGTEPLVRVMVEAPDHDACERYVNEIAQVVREEMGTEE, from the coding sequence ATGACAAAGTATTTCGGGACGGATGGCGTCCGTGGGATTGCAAATAAAGAACTAACGCCTGAGCTGGCTTTTAAACTAGGAAGAATCGGTGGCTATGTGTTGACGAAGGATGCTCAGGAGCCATCCCAAGTGCTTGTTGGCCGGGATACCCGCATTTCAGGTCATATGTTGGAGAACGCATTGATTGCCGGGCTTTTATCAGTAGGAATTGAAGTAATGAGACTTGGTGTAATCAGTACACCGGGTGTTGCATATTTGACCCGAGCAATGAACGCTGAGGCGGGTGTCATGATTTCAGCATCCCATAATCCAGTTGAGGATAACGGCATTAAGTTCTTCGGTGCGGATGGATTTAAGCTGACGGACGAGCAGGAAGACGAGATTGAAATCCTTTTGAATTCAGATTCAGATCATTTACCACGTCCTATTGGTGGTGAGGTGGGTACAGTAACGGATTACTTCGAGGGTGGACATAAATATATCCAATACTTGAAGCAGACAGTTGACGAGGAGTTCACTGACCTCCATATCGCATTGGATTGTGCGCACGGTGCAACATCTTCTTTGGCAACACATGTATTTGCAGACTTGGATGCAGATTTGACGACGATGGGTGCTTCTCCAAATGGATTGAACATTAATGATGGTGTCGGTTCAACTCATCCAGAAGTTCTAAGTAAACTTGTGGTTGAAAAAGGTGCGGATATTGGACTTGCTTTTGATGGTGATGGAGATCGTCTCATCGCAGTCGATGAATTGGGGCGAATTGTCGATGGAGATCAGATCATGTTCATTATAGGAAGTCATCTCCACTCAAAAGGAAGGCTGAAATCAGATACAATCGTTTCAACAATTATGAGTAACCTTGGCTTTTACAAGGCGTTGGATCAAAACGGTATGATGAGTGTCAAAGCTGCCGTTGGTGACCGATATGTTGTAGAAGAAATGAAAAAAGGTGGTTACAATCTTGGAGGGGAACAATCTGGTCATATCATCCTCCTTGATTACAATACAACTGGTGACGGCTTATTGACTGCCTTACAACTTGTTAACATTATGAAAAGGACAGGCAAGAAGCTGTCGGAACTTGCAAGTGGAATGACGATTTATCCACAGGAACTTGTGAATGTTCGTGTAACGGATAAAAACAAAGTCACTGAAAATGACCGCGTCGCAGCAATCATTAAGCAAGTTGAAGAGGAGATGGCTGGAAACGGCAGGGTACTTGTCCGTCCATCCGGCACAGAGCCTCTTGTCCGAGTTATGGTGGAAGCACCGGATCATGATGCATGTGAACGGTATGTAAACGAAATTGCACAAGTCGTGCGAGAAGAAATGGGAACTGAAGAATGA
- a CDS encoding anti-sigma factor, with protein sequence MNTCQEPVIHLMHAYLDGDISRQDEQQLKDHLSTCPHCRETMDELKVSALFLQGAPKVKAPDGFVSGVMARLPKEKSQAGIQRQLRRHPMLAAAALFFVLMSATFFSNFSDNEQFSVTKQPNLVIEGETVIVPAGEVVKGDLVVKNGNLRIEGEVDGNVTVIRGSKYMASTAVVTGESEEIDRMFDWLWYKIKTTVKDIFPASKNEPVEK encoded by the coding sequence ATGAATACGTGTCAGGAACCAGTTATCCATTTAATGCACGCGTATTTAGACGGAGACATTAGCCGCCAAGACGAGCAACAATTGAAAGACCATTTATCGACATGCCCGCATTGCAGGGAAACGATGGATGAATTGAAAGTGTCGGCTTTATTCCTCCAAGGCGCTCCAAAGGTAAAAGCACCGGACGGATTTGTCTCAGGCGTGATGGCACGTCTCCCGAAAGAAAAATCGCAAGCAGGTATACAACGACAATTACGCAGGCATCCAATGTTGGCTGCCGCTGCACTCTTTTTTGTACTAATGAGCGCCACATTCTTTTCCAATTTTAGCGACAACGAGCAGTTTTCAGTCACCAAGCAACCGAATCTCGTCATTGAAGGCGAAACGGTTATTGTACCTGCTGGTGAGGTTGTGAAAGGCGATCTCGTTGTGAAAAATGGAAATCTCCGTATCGAAGGGGAAGTCGACGGCAACGTAACCGTCATCCGTGGTTCAAAATATATGGCATCTACAGCTGTAGTTACAGGGGAAAGTGAAGAAATTGATCGAATGTTTGACTGGCTTTGGTATAAGATTAAAACGACAGTGAAAGATATCTTCCCCGCTTCGAAAAACGAGCCGGTCGAAAAATAG
- the sigW gene encoding RNA polymerase sigma factor SigW: MDELVNKRINEVIKGNQDAFGEIVSLFQHRLYHVCYRMLGNPQEAEDIAQEAFVRAYVNIHTFDQKRKFSTWLFRIATNLCIDRIRKKKPDYYLDATVPGTDGLNMYSQIAATGDLPEEEVERMEAQERVQYEIGRLPEKYRTVIILRYLEELPLQDISDILELPLGTVKTRVHRGREALRKQMGNM, encoded by the coding sequence TTGGATGAATTGGTCAATAAACGAATAAATGAAGTGATCAAAGGCAATCAGGATGCATTCGGCGAGATTGTTTCTTTATTTCAACATCGGCTGTATCACGTTTGTTATCGAATGCTTGGCAATCCACAAGAGGCGGAGGATATCGCCCAAGAAGCTTTTGTACGTGCGTATGTGAACATACATACGTTTGATCAGAAGCGTAAGTTTTCCACATGGTTATTCCGGATTGCTACAAACTTATGTATCGACCGCATTCGAAAAAAGAAGCCGGATTATTATTTAGATGCGACTGTACCAGGAACTGACGGCCTTAATATGTATTCACAGATTGCGGCAACAGGCGATTTGCCTGAAGAAGAAGTTGAGCGTATGGAAGCTCAGGAACGGGTCCAATACGAAATTGGCAGACTGCCCGAGAAATACCGGACAGTCATCATATTGCGCTATTTGGAAGAATTGCCGTTGCAGGATATTAGTGATATTTTAGAACTACCGTTAGGAACTGTAAAAACCCGAGTACACCGTGGACGCGAGGCGCTCCGGAAACAGATGGGTAATATGTAG
- the rocF gene encoding arginase encodes MRKLDISIIGVPLDYGQSRRGVDMGPSAIRYAGAMKRLEAIGHNIQDEGDIQVSALETKNREETNLKNLEEVVQATSELANRVAGVIENGRFPLVFGGDHSIAIGTLAGLTSKYKNQGVIWYDAHADLNTAETSPSGNIHGMPLAVSMGLGHERLVNTFGDGQKVKPENVVIIGARSVDPGERALIKEKGIKVYTMHEIDRDGMTSVMKGAIEYLKSKNLDGVHLSLDLDGLDPLYTPGVGTPVPGGISYRESHLAMEMLEDSGLITSAEFVEVNPILDEKNKTADVAVGLMGSLFGEKLL; translated from the coding sequence ATGAGAAAATTAGATATATCAATTATTGGTGTTCCACTGGACTACGGACAAAGCCGTAGAGGTGTAGATATGGGACCAAGTGCCATCCGTTATGCAGGAGCTATGAAAAGATTGGAAGCTATTGGACATAATATTCAAGACGAAGGCGATATCCAAGTAAGCGCTCTTGAAACTAAAAATCGAGAAGAAACAAATTTAAAAAACCTTGAAGAAGTTGTACAGGCAACAAGTGAACTTGCCAATCGAGTGGCAGGAGTAATCGAGAATGGTAGGTTTCCGCTTGTGTTTGGTGGAGACCATAGCATCGCTATAGGAACGTTGGCTGGTTTAACTTCTAAATATAAAAACCAAGGTGTCATCTGGTACGATGCTCATGCGGATTTGAATACTGCAGAGACATCCCCGTCAGGTAATATTCATGGCATGCCACTTGCGGTATCTATGGGACTTGGGCATGAAAGGCTTGTTAATACTTTCGGAGATGGACAAAAGGTAAAGCCGGAAAACGTTGTTATTATCGGTGCCCGTTCAGTCGACCCTGGAGAGCGTGCATTAATTAAAGAAAAAGGCATTAAAGTATATACAATGCATGAAATCGATCGTGATGGAATGACATCTGTCATGAAAGGGGCTATTGAATACTTGAAATCCAAAAATCTTGATGGGGTTCATCTGTCATTAGATCTTGATGGGTTGGATCCACTATATACACCAGGCGTTGGGACACCGGTTCCTGGTGGGATCAGTTACCGGGAAAGCCATTTGGCGATGGAAATGCTCGAGGATTCAGGACTTATCACTTCCGCAGAATTTGTGGAGGTCAATCCGATTTTAGATGAAAAGAACAAAACCGCGGATGTGGCGGTTGGCTTAATGGGTTCGCTTTTTGGCGAGAAATTATTATAA
- a CDS encoding EAL domain-containing protein — MHDYIEMMQKFTAAENKQDAESMLADIAFALDKSAIVAITDRTGKITYVNELFVKISKYEAHELIGSTHKLINSGLHPKKFFKDMWATIGRGEIWSGEIRNRTKDGNYYWVDTKIVPFLNEKGIPQRYISIRYDITERMHMKERIHQLAYNDQLTSLLNRKAFSEKLYTVLESAKTRQSKLGLVYLNIDRLRHVNDSYGHKIGDYALSVIANRLKTILSDEDIIGRISGDEFAFTLMDVVNEEEAEQLTLKIKSNLEMPIRFDEESFSISTSCGIALFPKHAKTPSDLILNAGKALHYVKEHGGGDYQMFEPRTAAKTLERIILENELRKSVQMGNFTLEYQPKMNLVYGELSGVEALVRWNHPDLGRIPPDKFIPLAEETKIILPLGEWILREACKQAAAWKNQGYAPIRIAVNMSTVQLEDPEIVETIKRIMLEEGVGPEQIGIELTESSFADREEMRYTIQRIRDLGIVVAIDDFGTGYSTFSYIKELPADILKIDMSFIRDIDVNENSQAIVKAIVTLADTAGLNVIAEGIETIEQVGILQRLGCREGQGYLYSKPLPPEEIVYTFQKVEK, encoded by the coding sequence ATGCATGATTATATTGAAATGATGCAAAAATTTACGGCTGCCGAGAATAAGCAAGATGCGGAAAGCATGTTAGCCGATATTGCGTTCGCTTTGGATAAATCAGCTATCGTTGCCATCACTGACCGTACCGGAAAAATAACATATGTAAATGAACTATTTGTTAAAATATCAAAGTATGAGGCACATGAACTAATTGGATCTACCCATAAACTTATCAATTCTGGCCTGCATCCGAAGAAATTTTTCAAAGATATGTGGGCGACCATTGGCCGAGGGGAAATTTGGTCGGGTGAAATTCGAAATCGGACAAAGGATGGCAATTATTATTGGGTAGATACAAAAATTGTTCCCTTTTTAAATGAAAAAGGGATTCCTCAGCGCTATATCTCGATACGGTACGATATTACGGAACGTATGCATATGAAAGAAAGGATACATCAGCTTGCTTATAACGATCAGTTAACCTCCTTGCTGAACCGTAAAGCCTTCAGCGAAAAGCTTTATACGGTATTGGAATCGGCCAAAACAAGACAATCCAAGTTAGGATTGGTTTATTTAAACATTGACCGTCTTCGGCATGTGAATGATTCTTACGGTCACAAAATTGGAGACTATGCTTTATCTGTTATTGCAAATCGTTTAAAAACGATTCTCAGCGATGAGGATATAATCGGTAGAATTTCAGGTGATGAGTTTGCCTTTACGTTAATGGATGTTGTAAATGAGGAAGAAGCAGAGCAGTTAACTTTGAAAATAAAGTCTAACTTGGAAATGCCGATTCGTTTTGATGAAGAATCTTTCAGTATTTCCACAAGCTGCGGAATTGCACTTTTCCCGAAGCATGCCAAAACGCCATCGGATCTAATTTTGAATGCGGGAAAAGCACTTCATTATGTAAAGGAGCATGGTGGCGGAGACTATCAAATGTTTGAACCGCGAACTGCTGCAAAAACGTTGGAGCGAATCATTTTGGAGAACGAATTACGTAAAAGTGTCCAAATGGGAAATTTCACGCTTGAATATCAACCGAAAATGAATTTGGTGTATGGTGAATTATCCGGAGTGGAAGCGTTGGTTCGTTGGAATCACCCTGACCTTGGCCGTATTCCTCCTGATAAATTCATCCCACTCGCGGAGGAAACAAAAATTATTCTTCCATTAGGTGAATGGATTTTACGGGAGGCCTGTAAGCAAGCGGCCGCATGGAAGAATCAGGGATATGCACCAATCCGCATTGCAGTAAATATGTCAACGGTCCAACTTGAGGACCCGGAAATCGTAGAGACGATTAAAAGAATTATGTTGGAAGAGGGAGTCGGTCCTGAACAGATTGGGATTGAACTAACAGAAAGCTCCTTCGCGGATCGTGAGGAAATGCGATATACCATTCAACGAATCCGTGATTTAGGTATAGTGGTGGCTATAGATGATTTTGGAACGGGGTATAGTACTTTCAGTTACATCAAGGAACTACCTGCGGATATATTGAAAATCGACATGTCCTTCATCCGTGATATCGATGTGAATGAAAACAGTCAAGCCATCGTTAAAGCGATTGTTACATTGGCTGATACAGCTGGGCTGAATGTAATTGCGGAGGGAATTGAAACGATTGAACAAGTAGGGATTCTTCAGCGACTCGGATGCCGGGAAGGACAAGGCTATTTGTATAGTAAGCCTTTACCGCCTGAAGAAATTGTATATACGTTTCAAAAAGTAGAAAAATGA